From a region of the Sesamum indicum cultivar Zhongzhi No. 13 linkage group LG3, S_indicum_v1.0, whole genome shotgun sequence genome:
- the LOC105157631 gene encoding ATP-dependent DNA helicase DDX11 isoform X2: protein MEGNSELEFPAFPYEPYSIQLDFMKFLYRSLDSGGISMLESPTGTGKTLSMICGALQWLVDRKKLGSLGKNGKENLGEGTEDDDEPDWMRYFVPNKEPDLAERKNLMQKRKKGTHSKGKEEIVRDLFSSSAGEGGWEKGDDKEVRNMMPKIGVDEVDDDEFLLEEYDSEGENGGKLKRKDVGANYVFSSEEEVEEEGLGEEEVEAQLKIYFCSRTHSQLSQFMKELRKTKFASELKVVCLGSRKNFCINEDVLKLGNATRINERCLELQKSKKNEVSKMKKLGAGKRVRGNKVSSGCPMLRRRKIEELRNEIIQLEALDIEDLVHIGRNLGSCPYYGSRRMVHIADLVVLPYQSLLSKSSRESLGLNLKDSVIIIDEAHNLADTLISMYDAKITVSQLNQLQTHLDGYFQRFRNLLGPGNRRYIQTLIILTRAFLQMLSDNTKVVNPTDPPCDADEIKNASCSTMTINEFLFALNIDNINLVKLLQYMTESNIIHKVSGYGDKVAISQKVVAVGDDGVVSEEESAVSGFRALANILSSLTNNDTDGIIIISRPKQTCSGLEGGYLKYVMLNGEKIFSEVVGQAHAVILAGGTLQPIEETKERLFPSLQLDRLPFFSCGHIIPSENILPVVVKHGPSGQSFDFSYKSRRSSTMIEELGLLLSNLVTVVPEGVVVFFSSFDYESLVYDTWKESGILLRIMKKKRIFREPRKTTDVEAVLREYKETIDALSMGSPMGCNGAILFAVVGGKISEGINFSDGAGRCIVMVGLPYPSPSDIELIERVKHIEGLEKTTILSKNLNPSTDAECHNGDLEAGFKILKSCKGRGKEYYENLCMKAVNQSIGRAIRHVNDYAAILLVDARYASDSTKRSCHHSTDKLPQWIKSRLFTSTPNYGEVHRLLRQFFKFHKMKEATDKGLNSKK, encoded by the exons ATGGAGGGCAATAGCGAGCTGGAATTTCCAGCATTCCCGTATGAACCCTACTCAATTCAGCTTGATTTCATGAAATTCCTTTACCGATCTCTTGATAGTGGCGGCATTTCCATGCTTGAAAGTCCCACCG GGACTGGGAAAACCCTAAGCATGATATGTGGTGCACTGCAATGGCTTGTGGACAGGAAGAAACTGGGGAGTTTGGGAAAGAATGGGAAGGAAAATTTGGGTGAGGGTACTGAGGATGACGATGAGCCGGATTGGATGAGATACTTTGTACCAAATAAAGAGCCGGATTTAGCTGAGAGGAAAAATCTAatgcaaaagagaaaaaaagggaCTCATTCAAAGGGAAAGGAAGAAATTGTTAGAGACTTGTTTAGTTCTAGCGCAGGAGAAGGTGGATGGGAAAAGGGTGATGACAAAGAGGTGAGAAATATGATGCCGAAAATTGGGGTTGATGAGGTGGATGATGATGAGTTTTTGTTGGAAGAGTACGATAGTGAAGGAGAAAATGGTgggaaattgaaaagaaaggaTGTTGGGGCAAATTATGTCTTCTCAAGTGAGGAAGAAGTGGAGGAGGAGGGGCTCGGTGAGGAGGAAGTGGAGGCACAAttgaagatttatttttgtagtcGGACACATTCACAGCTTTCGCAGTTCATGAAAGAGCTGAGGAAGACTAAATTTGCTTCTGAGTTGAAGGTTGTTTGCTTGGGTTCTAGGAAGAACTTCTGCATCAATGAAG ATGTGCTGAAGCTGGGGAATGCCACTCGTATAAATGAAAGGTGCTTGGAACTTCAGAAGAGtaagaaaaatgaagtttcTAAAATGAAG AAGTTAGGTGCTGGAAAAAGGGTACGTGGTAACAAGGTTTCCTCTGGATGTCCAATGTTAAGAAGACGGAAAATAGAGGAACTCAGGAATGAGATTATTCAACTGGAAGCTCTGGATATTGAAGATCTTGTTCATATCGGACGTAACTTGGGAAGTTGCCCTTATTATGGTTCAAGAAGAATGGTGCATATAGCTGATCTTGTGGTTCTTCCTTACCAGTCTCTTCTTTCAAAATCATCACGTGAATCACttggtttaaatttaaaggacaGTGTTATTATCATAGATGAAGCTCATAATCTAGCTGATACCCTCATCAGCATGTACGATGCAAAAATTACGGTGTCCCAG TTGAACCAGTTGCAGACTCACTTAGATGGATATTTCCAGCGATTCCGCAATCTCTTGGGACCTGGAAACCGGAGATATATTCAGACTTTGATTATCCTCACTCGTGCCTTTTTACAGATGTTGTCTGATAATACGAAAGTTGTGAACCCGACTGATCCCCCATGTGATGCTGACGAAATTAAAAATGCCTCTTGTTCTACAATGACcatcaatgaatttttatttgctcTAAACATTGATAATATAAACTTGGTCAAACTTTTGCAATACATGACAGAGAGCAACATAATTCACAAG GTGAGCGGCTATGGAGATAAAGTTGCCATCTCTCAAAAAGTTGTGGCTGTTGGAGATGATGGAGTAGTCAGTGAGGAGGAAAGTGCAGTATCCGGTTTTAGAGCATTAGCTAATATACTTTCCTCTTTGACAAATAATGACACTGatggaataataataatctcaAGACCGAAGCAAACATGTAGTGGACTAGAAGGAGGATATCTAAAGTATGTTATGCTTAATGGAGAGAAAATCTTTTCTGAG GTTGTTGGTCAAGCTCATGCTGTCATCTTGGCTGGAGGAACTTTACAACCTATAGAGGAAACAAAGGAAAGACTTTTCCCATCACTACAGCTAGACCGATTGCCCTTCTTTTCATGTGGTCACATAATTccttctgaaaatattttgcctGTTGTGGTTAAGCATGGGCCTTCTGGCCAGTCCTTTGATTTTAGCTACAAATCCAGAAGATCATCAACCATG ATTGAGGAGCTGGGTCTTCTGCTCTCTAATCTAGTGACAGTTGTTCCAGAAGGTGTAGTTGTATTCTTCTCATCATTTGATTATGAAAGCCTGGTCTATGATACATGGAAGGAATCAGGAATCCTTTTAAGGATTATGAAGAAGAAACGCATCTTTAGAGAGCCCAGAAAGACTACAGATGTTGAAGCCGTGTTGAGAGAATACAAAGAAACAATTGATGCTTTGTCCATGGGATCACCCATGGGCTGCAATGGTGCAATTCTTTTTGCTGTTGTCGGGGGGAAGATATCTGAAGGTATCAATTTTAGTGATGGGGCAGGTCGATGCATAGTAATGGTTGGATTGCCCTATCCAAGCCCATCAGACATCGAGCTGATAGAGAGGGTGAAGCATATTGAGGGTCTTGAGAAGACGACAATCCTGAGTAAAAACCTGAACCCTTCCACTGATGCTGAATGTCATAATGGGGATCTTGAGGCTGGGTTTAAGATCCTTAAAAGTTGTAAAGGCAGAGGAAAAGAGTACTATGAAAATCTTTGCATGAAAGCTGTAAACCAATCAATTG GCAGAGCAATTCGACATGTAAATGATTATGCAGCAATCTTGTTGGTTGATGCACGTTATGCCTCTGATTCCACAAAAAGAAGCTGCCACCACTCAACTGACAAGCTGCCACAATGGATCAAAAGTCGTCTGTTTACTTCAACCCCCAATTATGGAGAAGTTCATAGATTGCTGCGACAGTTCTTCAAATTCCACAAAATGAAGGAAGCAACAGATAAAGGTTTAAACAGCAAAAAATGA
- the LOC105157631 gene encoding ATP-dependent DNA helicase DDX11 isoform X3 — translation MEGNSELEFPAFPYEPYSIQLDFMKFLYRSLDSGGISMLESPTGTGKTLSMICGALQWLVDRKKLGSLGKNGKENLGEGTEDDDEPDWMRYFVPNKEPDLAERKNLMQKRKKGTHSKGKEEIVRDLFSSSAGEGGWEKGDDKEVRNMMPKIGVDEVDDDEFLLEEYDSEGENGGKLKRKDVGANYVFSSEEEVEEEGLGEEEVEAQLKIYFCSRTHSQLSQFMKELRKTKFASELKVVCLGSRKNFCINEDVLKLGNATRINERCLELQKSKKNEVSKMKKLGAGKRVRGNKVSSGCPMLRRRKIEELRNEIIQLEALDIEDLVHIGRNLGSCPYYGSRRMVHIADLVVLPYQSLLSKSSRESLGLNLKDSVIIIDEAHNLADTLISMYDAKITVSQLNQLQTHLDGYFQRFRNLLGPGNRRYIQTLIILTRAFLQMLSDNTKVVNPTDPPCDADEIKNASCSTMTINEFLFALNIDNINLVKLLQYMTESNIIHKVSGYGDKVAISQKVVAVGDDGVVSEEESAVSGFRALANILSSLTNNDTDGIIIISRPKQTCSGLEGGYLKYVMLNGEKIFSEQVVGQAHAVILAGGTLQPIEETKERLFPSLQLDRLPFFSCGHIIPSENILPVVVKHGPSGQSFDFSYKSRRSSTMIEELGLLLSNLVTVVPEGVVVFFSSFDYESLVYDTWKESGILLRIMKKKRIFREPRKTTDVEAVLREYKETIDALSMGSPMGCNGAILFAVVGGKISEGINFSDGAGRCIVMVGLPYPSPSDIELIERVKHIEGLEKTTILSRAIRHVNDYAAILLVDARYASDSTKRSCHHSTDKLPQWIKSRLFTSTPNYGEVHRLLRQFFKFHKMKEATDKGLNSKK, via the exons ATGGAGGGCAATAGCGAGCTGGAATTTCCAGCATTCCCGTATGAACCCTACTCAATTCAGCTTGATTTCATGAAATTCCTTTACCGATCTCTTGATAGTGGCGGCATTTCCATGCTTGAAAGTCCCACCG GGACTGGGAAAACCCTAAGCATGATATGTGGTGCACTGCAATGGCTTGTGGACAGGAAGAAACTGGGGAGTTTGGGAAAGAATGGGAAGGAAAATTTGGGTGAGGGTACTGAGGATGACGATGAGCCGGATTGGATGAGATACTTTGTACCAAATAAAGAGCCGGATTTAGCTGAGAGGAAAAATCTAatgcaaaagagaaaaaaagggaCTCATTCAAAGGGAAAGGAAGAAATTGTTAGAGACTTGTTTAGTTCTAGCGCAGGAGAAGGTGGATGGGAAAAGGGTGATGACAAAGAGGTGAGAAATATGATGCCGAAAATTGGGGTTGATGAGGTGGATGATGATGAGTTTTTGTTGGAAGAGTACGATAGTGAAGGAGAAAATGGTgggaaattgaaaagaaaggaTGTTGGGGCAAATTATGTCTTCTCAAGTGAGGAAGAAGTGGAGGAGGAGGGGCTCGGTGAGGAGGAAGTGGAGGCACAAttgaagatttatttttgtagtcGGACACATTCACAGCTTTCGCAGTTCATGAAAGAGCTGAGGAAGACTAAATTTGCTTCTGAGTTGAAGGTTGTTTGCTTGGGTTCTAGGAAGAACTTCTGCATCAATGAAG ATGTGCTGAAGCTGGGGAATGCCACTCGTATAAATGAAAGGTGCTTGGAACTTCAGAAGAGtaagaaaaatgaagtttcTAAAATGAAG AAGTTAGGTGCTGGAAAAAGGGTACGTGGTAACAAGGTTTCCTCTGGATGTCCAATGTTAAGAAGACGGAAAATAGAGGAACTCAGGAATGAGATTATTCAACTGGAAGCTCTGGATATTGAAGATCTTGTTCATATCGGACGTAACTTGGGAAGTTGCCCTTATTATGGTTCAAGAAGAATGGTGCATATAGCTGATCTTGTGGTTCTTCCTTACCAGTCTCTTCTTTCAAAATCATCACGTGAATCACttggtttaaatttaaaggacaGTGTTATTATCATAGATGAAGCTCATAATCTAGCTGATACCCTCATCAGCATGTACGATGCAAAAATTACGGTGTCCCAG TTGAACCAGTTGCAGACTCACTTAGATGGATATTTCCAGCGATTCCGCAATCTCTTGGGACCTGGAAACCGGAGATATATTCAGACTTTGATTATCCTCACTCGTGCCTTTTTACAGATGTTGTCTGATAATACGAAAGTTGTGAACCCGACTGATCCCCCATGTGATGCTGACGAAATTAAAAATGCCTCTTGTTCTACAATGACcatcaatgaatttttatttgctcTAAACATTGATAATATAAACTTGGTCAAACTTTTGCAATACATGACAGAGAGCAACATAATTCACAAG GTGAGCGGCTATGGAGATAAAGTTGCCATCTCTCAAAAAGTTGTGGCTGTTGGAGATGATGGAGTAGTCAGTGAGGAGGAAAGTGCAGTATCCGGTTTTAGAGCATTAGCTAATATACTTTCCTCTTTGACAAATAATGACACTGatggaataataataatctcaAGACCGAAGCAAACATGTAGTGGACTAGAAGGAGGATATCTAAAGTATGTTATGCTTAATGGAGAGAAAATCTTTTCTGAG CAGGTTGTTGGTCAAGCTCATGCTGTCATCTTGGCTGGAGGAACTTTACAACCTATAGAGGAAACAAAGGAAAGACTTTTCCCATCACTACAGCTAGACCGATTGCCCTTCTTTTCATGTGGTCACATAATTccttctgaaaatattttgcctGTTGTGGTTAAGCATGGGCCTTCTGGCCAGTCCTTTGATTTTAGCTACAAATCCAGAAGATCATCAACCATG ATTGAGGAGCTGGGTCTTCTGCTCTCTAATCTAGTGACAGTTGTTCCAGAAGGTGTAGTTGTATTCTTCTCATCATTTGATTATGAAAGCCTGGTCTATGATACATGGAAGGAATCAGGAATCCTTTTAAGGATTATGAAGAAGAAACGCATCTTTAGAGAGCCCAGAAAGACTACAGATGTTGAAGCCGTGTTGAGAGAATACAAAGAAACAATTGATGCTTTGTCCATGGGATCACCCATGGGCTGCAATGGTGCAATTCTTTTTGCTGTTGTCGGGGGGAAGATATCTGAAGGTATCAATTTTAGTGATGGGGCAGGTCGATGCATAGTAATGGTTGGATTGCCCTATCCAAGCCCATCAGACATCGAGCTGATAGAGAGGGTGAAGCATATTGAGGGTCTTGAGAAGACGACAATCCTGA GCAGAGCAATTCGACATGTAAATGATTATGCAGCAATCTTGTTGGTTGATGCACGTTATGCCTCTGATTCCACAAAAAGAAGCTGCCACCACTCAACTGACAAGCTGCCACAATGGATCAAAAGTCGTCTGTTTACTTCAACCCCCAATTATGGAGAAGTTCATAGATTGCTGCGACAGTTCTTCAAATTCCACAAAATGAAGGAAGCAACAGATAAAGGTTTAAACAGCAAAAAATGA
- the LOC105157631 gene encoding ATP-dependent DNA helicase DDX11 isoform X1, whose protein sequence is MEGNSELEFPAFPYEPYSIQLDFMKFLYRSLDSGGISMLESPTGTGKTLSMICGALQWLVDRKKLGSLGKNGKENLGEGTEDDDEPDWMRYFVPNKEPDLAERKNLMQKRKKGTHSKGKEEIVRDLFSSSAGEGGWEKGDDKEVRNMMPKIGVDEVDDDEFLLEEYDSEGENGGKLKRKDVGANYVFSSEEEVEEEGLGEEEVEAQLKIYFCSRTHSQLSQFMKELRKTKFASELKVVCLGSRKNFCINEDVLKLGNATRINERCLELQKSKKNEVSKMKKLGAGKRVRGNKVSSGCPMLRRRKIEELRNEIIQLEALDIEDLVHIGRNLGSCPYYGSRRMVHIADLVVLPYQSLLSKSSRESLGLNLKDSVIIIDEAHNLADTLISMYDAKITVSQLNQLQTHLDGYFQRFRNLLGPGNRRYIQTLIILTRAFLQMLSDNTKVVNPTDPPCDADEIKNASCSTMTINEFLFALNIDNINLVKLLQYMTESNIIHKVSGYGDKVAISQKVVAVGDDGVVSEEESAVSGFRALANILSSLTNNDTDGIIIISRPKQTCSGLEGGYLKYVMLNGEKIFSEQVVGQAHAVILAGGTLQPIEETKERLFPSLQLDRLPFFSCGHIIPSENILPVVVKHGPSGQSFDFSYKSRRSSTMIEELGLLLSNLVTVVPEGVVVFFSSFDYESLVYDTWKESGILLRIMKKKRIFREPRKTTDVEAVLREYKETIDALSMGSPMGCNGAILFAVVGGKISEGINFSDGAGRCIVMVGLPYPSPSDIELIERVKHIEGLEKTTILSKNLNPSTDAECHNGDLEAGFKILKSCKGRGKEYYENLCMKAVNQSIGRAIRHVNDYAAILLVDARYASDSTKRSCHHSTDKLPQWIKSRLFTSTPNYGEVHRLLRQFFKFHKMKEATDKGLNSKK, encoded by the exons ATGGAGGGCAATAGCGAGCTGGAATTTCCAGCATTCCCGTATGAACCCTACTCAATTCAGCTTGATTTCATGAAATTCCTTTACCGATCTCTTGATAGTGGCGGCATTTCCATGCTTGAAAGTCCCACCG GGACTGGGAAAACCCTAAGCATGATATGTGGTGCACTGCAATGGCTTGTGGACAGGAAGAAACTGGGGAGTTTGGGAAAGAATGGGAAGGAAAATTTGGGTGAGGGTACTGAGGATGACGATGAGCCGGATTGGATGAGATACTTTGTACCAAATAAAGAGCCGGATTTAGCTGAGAGGAAAAATCTAatgcaaaagagaaaaaaagggaCTCATTCAAAGGGAAAGGAAGAAATTGTTAGAGACTTGTTTAGTTCTAGCGCAGGAGAAGGTGGATGGGAAAAGGGTGATGACAAAGAGGTGAGAAATATGATGCCGAAAATTGGGGTTGATGAGGTGGATGATGATGAGTTTTTGTTGGAAGAGTACGATAGTGAAGGAGAAAATGGTgggaaattgaaaagaaaggaTGTTGGGGCAAATTATGTCTTCTCAAGTGAGGAAGAAGTGGAGGAGGAGGGGCTCGGTGAGGAGGAAGTGGAGGCACAAttgaagatttatttttgtagtcGGACACATTCACAGCTTTCGCAGTTCATGAAAGAGCTGAGGAAGACTAAATTTGCTTCTGAGTTGAAGGTTGTTTGCTTGGGTTCTAGGAAGAACTTCTGCATCAATGAAG ATGTGCTGAAGCTGGGGAATGCCACTCGTATAAATGAAAGGTGCTTGGAACTTCAGAAGAGtaagaaaaatgaagtttcTAAAATGAAG AAGTTAGGTGCTGGAAAAAGGGTACGTGGTAACAAGGTTTCCTCTGGATGTCCAATGTTAAGAAGACGGAAAATAGAGGAACTCAGGAATGAGATTATTCAACTGGAAGCTCTGGATATTGAAGATCTTGTTCATATCGGACGTAACTTGGGAAGTTGCCCTTATTATGGTTCAAGAAGAATGGTGCATATAGCTGATCTTGTGGTTCTTCCTTACCAGTCTCTTCTTTCAAAATCATCACGTGAATCACttggtttaaatttaaaggacaGTGTTATTATCATAGATGAAGCTCATAATCTAGCTGATACCCTCATCAGCATGTACGATGCAAAAATTACGGTGTCCCAG TTGAACCAGTTGCAGACTCACTTAGATGGATATTTCCAGCGATTCCGCAATCTCTTGGGACCTGGAAACCGGAGATATATTCAGACTTTGATTATCCTCACTCGTGCCTTTTTACAGATGTTGTCTGATAATACGAAAGTTGTGAACCCGACTGATCCCCCATGTGATGCTGACGAAATTAAAAATGCCTCTTGTTCTACAATGACcatcaatgaatttttatttgctcTAAACATTGATAATATAAACTTGGTCAAACTTTTGCAATACATGACAGAGAGCAACATAATTCACAAG GTGAGCGGCTATGGAGATAAAGTTGCCATCTCTCAAAAAGTTGTGGCTGTTGGAGATGATGGAGTAGTCAGTGAGGAGGAAAGTGCAGTATCCGGTTTTAGAGCATTAGCTAATATACTTTCCTCTTTGACAAATAATGACACTGatggaataataataatctcaAGACCGAAGCAAACATGTAGTGGACTAGAAGGAGGATATCTAAAGTATGTTATGCTTAATGGAGAGAAAATCTTTTCTGAG CAGGTTGTTGGTCAAGCTCATGCTGTCATCTTGGCTGGAGGAACTTTACAACCTATAGAGGAAACAAAGGAAAGACTTTTCCCATCACTACAGCTAGACCGATTGCCCTTCTTTTCATGTGGTCACATAATTccttctgaaaatattttgcctGTTGTGGTTAAGCATGGGCCTTCTGGCCAGTCCTTTGATTTTAGCTACAAATCCAGAAGATCATCAACCATG ATTGAGGAGCTGGGTCTTCTGCTCTCTAATCTAGTGACAGTTGTTCCAGAAGGTGTAGTTGTATTCTTCTCATCATTTGATTATGAAAGCCTGGTCTATGATACATGGAAGGAATCAGGAATCCTTTTAAGGATTATGAAGAAGAAACGCATCTTTAGAGAGCCCAGAAAGACTACAGATGTTGAAGCCGTGTTGAGAGAATACAAAGAAACAATTGATGCTTTGTCCATGGGATCACCCATGGGCTGCAATGGTGCAATTCTTTTTGCTGTTGTCGGGGGGAAGATATCTGAAGGTATCAATTTTAGTGATGGGGCAGGTCGATGCATAGTAATGGTTGGATTGCCCTATCCAAGCCCATCAGACATCGAGCTGATAGAGAGGGTGAAGCATATTGAGGGTCTTGAGAAGACGACAATCCTGAGTAAAAACCTGAACCCTTCCACTGATGCTGAATGTCATAATGGGGATCTTGAGGCTGGGTTTAAGATCCTTAAAAGTTGTAAAGGCAGAGGAAAAGAGTACTATGAAAATCTTTGCATGAAAGCTGTAAACCAATCAATTG GCAGAGCAATTCGACATGTAAATGATTATGCAGCAATCTTGTTGGTTGATGCACGTTATGCCTCTGATTCCACAAAAAGAAGCTGCCACCACTCAACTGACAAGCTGCCACAATGGATCAAAAGTCGTCTGTTTACTTCAACCCCCAATTATGGAGAAGTTCATAGATTGCTGCGACAGTTCTTCAAATTCCACAAAATGAAGGAAGCAACAGATAAAGGTTTAAACAGCAAAAAATGA
- the LOC105157633 gene encoding 60S ribosomal protein L37-3 codes for MGKGTGSFGKRRNKTHTLCVRCGRRSFHLQKSRCAACAYPAARKRTYNWSVKAIRRKTTGTGRMRYLRHVPRRFKTNFREGTQAAPRKTAAAASA; via the exons ATG GGAAAGGGAACGGGAAGCTTTGGGAAGAGGAGAAACAAGACACACACACTGTGTGTGAGGTGCGGCCGCCGCAGCTTCCACCTTCAGAAGAGCCGCTGCGCCGCCTGTGCTTATCCTGCTGCCCGCAAGAGGACAT ACAACTGGAGCGTGAAGGCTATTCGCAGGAAGACCACTGGAACTGGGCGCATGAGGTATCTACGCCACGTGCCCCGCAGATTCAAGACCAACTTTAGAGAAG GTACTCAAGCTGCACCAAGGAAGACTGCAGCTGCTGCCTCTGCTTAA